TCCGAACTGGGTCTTGACCGGTGCGCTTATCTCTCCTACTTTGGTCAGGAAGGCCACCTCGTCGAACTCAGGAACCATCTGGCCTTTGGTGAAGAAGCCCAGGTTACCGCCGTCGGCTTTGGAGGGACAGTCGGACCTGTTTTTGGCTGCGTCCTCGAAGGAGACCTTGCCCGCCAGGATATCCTTCCTGAGAGCGGTGAGATCCTTCTTTGCCTTGTTCCACAGGTCGTTTCCGGCGTCTTTGGAGACCTGGATCAGTATATGGCTGGCCTTGACCGACTCGGGGACCACGAAGGCCGCCTTATGCTCGTCGTAGAAGGCCTGAACCTCGCTGTCGTCGACCTTTACGGTGGAGAGGATCTTCTCCATCGCCATCGCTGCCAGGACCCTTTTCTCCAGCTGGGCCATGGTCTCTTTGTACTTCTCTGTCTCGGTGAGCTTGTTGTCTCTGCCCCACAGATAGAACAGAACTGAGTCGGACATGTCCTCCACTAGTGCCCTTTTACCCTCCGGAGAGCTGAAATAGGCTCTCTGGCTGGGCTGAGCGGTGGCCATTACCTCGTCTACGTCCGCCTGGGTGACCACCTGATCCCCTACCTTTGCCAGTATCTCTGATTTCTCGGCGTAGGCACTACCCGATAGGGATAGGGCCAGAGCGATGGCTATAATCGTCTTTTTGTTCACCTTTATGACCTCCAAACTTAGATATTCTCGTCCGAGGAACATTTATACCAGAAAAGCCACCTTTGATCCATAGGTACATATACCGAAAAGGCTTTATTCTCCTTGACGCCTCCTTGCCGCCGCTGATATGCTCAACGAGGGAGGTGGTTTTTTGATACAGATGGTATCTATCCAATGGGAAGAGTTCAATCGAGCTTTTTCTCACGTCTTTTGGGACGTAGACAGGTTTCTTGGGGACTCTACCGCCGATACCCTTTCGGTGCGCCGTCCTGACTGGTGTCTGAGGATCGATCACGATCGAGGGTTTATTATCTTCGACTATCAGGGTTCCTTCAGGCCGGAGGGAATCTCCCTGCCTAAAAAACCCTATCTCTTTAAGATAGAAGGGTGTCCTTATTTAATTTGACACCGCTCTCTCTGTTAGGTATTATTAAAAAATAAATCTTCGGAAAGTGGTGGAGCTATGGCCATAACAGAACGCATTGAGGACTATCTTGAGACGGTACTGGAGATTGAGCTGGAGGGTGGCGTGCCATCGGTCACCGAGCTTGCCTCCCGTCTGGGAGTGCGTAAGGCCACCGTGGTGGTGGCGGTCAGAAAGATGGTCGAGCTTGGGCTTTTGGACCATCAGAGATACGGAAAGATCGAGCTTACCAGGGAAGGTAGGGAGAAGGCCCTTGAGACCTACAGACGTCACCAGCACATGACGTTTCTCTTCTCCCAGCTTCTGGGCCTCGACGACTCGGTGGCCGAGGAGATGGCCTGTGCCGCCGAACACTCTCTAGACCCCGCCTCGGAGCGTCGTCTTGCCGCCTTCGTCGATTTCTGCTGTCGCTCCAGGACGGAGAAAAAAGAGTGGATCTCCGCTATGGACCGGTTTGTCTCCGACCCAGAACAGCTTTCAATCCCTCTGACGATGTTGTTACCTCGTCAGGAAGCGAAGGTGTTGAGGCTCACCACGACAGGAAAGCCCAGACGGCTGGGACTAACGGAAAAAGGTCTGGTGCCGGGACAGACGGTTAAGAGAACTGACGACGGCAGAGGAAGAGACGTTCAGATCTCCCTGGACGGGAAGGAGGAAACCCTCTCCAACCTAGATGCCCTGTCCATATGGGTCCTCCCTATGGAGGAGAACGTTGGATAGGCTGTCCATTAAGGGGCTGACCAAGACCTTCGGTCCCTTCGTCGCGGTGGACGACATATCGGTGGACATAGAGGGAGGGACTATTCACGCCGTAGTAGGAGAAAACGGAGCGGGAAAGTCCACCATAATGAAGTGCATATACGGCATACACCACCCCGATCGAGGGGAGATATCCATGGACGGGAAGCCCCTTTACATAAGGTCTCCTAGAGACGCTATGGCCTCGGGAATCGGTATGGTTCATCAACACTTCATGTTGGTTCCGTCGATGTCGGTCTGTAGAAACGTGGTCTTAGGCGACGAGCCCGTGAAGGGATTGGCTTTTGACCTTGACAGAGCGAGGTCCGAGGTCTCTCGCCTTATAGATCTCTACGGCCTGGATATCTCCCCTGACGTCCCGGTAGGGACCTTGCCAGTCGGTCTTCAGCAACAGGTGGAGATACTCAAGTTGCTTTACCGTCAGGCGGAGGTCCTTATCTTCGACGAACCTACGGCGGTGTTGTCCCCTAAGGAGGTCGGTCGGCTTTTCGAGACCCTCAGGGGATTTAAAGATGCCGGTAAAACGGTCATCTTTATCGCCCACAACCTAGGGGAGGTCCTGGACATCTCCGATAATATCTCGGTTATGAGAAAAGGCAGGCTCATAGATACCAAACTGGCATCGGAGCTCGATAGATCCTCTCTGGCGGAGCTAATGGTAGGTCGAGCTATAAACCTGCCCTCGGTCACCGATGGGCCGGTTCTCTCCAAGACTCCCCTTCTTGAGCTGTCCGGCGTCTCCGTAGCCGGTGACTCAAGGCCCCTTCTCGACGACGTCAGTCTCAAGATCCACGGAGGAGAGGTCCTAGGCGTCGCTGGTATAACGGGTAACGGCCAGAGCGAGCTTGAGGAGGTCATATCGGGCCTCAGGGGATCGGATGGAAAGGTCGTCATCGACGGAGTCGACCTGACCTCCAGCGATTCCCACAGACGGAGGGAGGCGGGGTTGGCCTATATCCCCGAGGATAGGCTGAAAACCGGTCTGGCTCCGCTGGCAAGTTTGGCGGATAACGGTCTCATGGGGTATCAGTATCAGGATCGTTTTAGAAATGGGCCGTTTCAAAACAGGGCGGAAAGTCTATCCCACGTCGACGGCATAATGGACAAGTACGGCGTAGCTGCGGCCCACCGGGGGGTCCAGTCCGGCACCCTCTCCGGGGGAAATATGCAGAGGCTTGTCATGGGCAGGGAACTGGAGCACGACCCTAAGGTTTTGGTGGTATCCCAACCCACCAGAGGGGTGGATATCGGAGGAGCAGAGGAGATACACCGCCATATACTGGACCTTCGCTCCAGAGGCAGTGCGGTCCTCCTTATATCCTCCGATCTGGACGAGGTGCTGTCTTTGAGCGATAGGGTTGCGGTGATGTTCCGAGGAAAGGTAGCCGCCCTGTTGTCCTCCAAGGAGGCAACCAGGGATAGAGTGGGCAGGATAATGCTTGAAGGAGAGGAGGGTGGCGATCTTGAGTAGCTCTATCGGCAGATGGGCCCAAGAGCATCGGGATGGACTTATAGTAATGGGCTCCTTCGTGGCGAGCGTGTTCTTCGGAGGGGTCATAATCGCCCTCTTCGGGGCGAACCCCATAGACGCCTATAGGAGCATGTTTATCGGTGCCCTTGGGGATCAGGATGCCGTCCTCGCGACCCTGGCGAAATGGGTGCCCCTGCTTCTGGCCACCTTCGCCATATCGGTGGCCTTTAACGGCGGGATGTGGAACATAGGTGCGGAAGGACAGCTCTACGTAGGTGCCTTCGCCTCCGCCTGGATAGGCCTGACCTTTGGCGGCTTGCCTGGAATAATCCTGATGCCTCTGGCCGTAGTGGCCGGGCTAGCTGCCGCCGCCACTTGGGCGTGGATCCCCGCCAAGCTCAACCTCGACGGAGGGCTCAACATAGTGGTCCTTACCATAATGCTCAACTCTCTGGGAACCCTGGCGACCCAGGCCCTCACGGTAGGTCCTTATGCGGGGAAAGAGGTAGCAGCAGGGGCCACCGACCGTATCCCCGAGGCCATGAGGTTCGCCAAATTAACCGACTTCAGCAACCTAAACACCGGCATATTCCTGGCTGTTGGGGCGGTTATCGTCGTCACCGTGCTGATGCTCTTCACCGTCAGGGGCTACGACTGGAAAATGTGTCGCCTCAATGGCAGATTCGCCCGTTACGGAGGGGTGAATGTCCGAAGGGTGCAGATGTCGGCGATGCTGCTGTCCGGTATCCTAGCCGGATTGGCGGGGGTGCTTTTGGTGATGGGAGACCAGTATCGCTTTCGCACCGCTATATCCCCGGGTTACACCTGGACCGGAATGATTTTAGCCATGATGGTGGCCTACCATCCTGTCGGTGGTATAGGAGTCTCACTTATCTACGCTATAATGGAATCCGGGGCTCTGGAGATGGAGCTTCTGACTGATGTCCCGGTGGAGGTTGTCCAGATAGTCATGTGTCTGGCGGTTCTCTTTGTGGCCGCAGGGTTCTCCATCGCAAACCGGCTCGCAAGCCGTCTCAGGGAGGATTAGGACATGATGGAGTTCTTTCAGGCCACCGTTCGTATGGTAACCCCTCTGATGCTCATAGCTTTAGGAGGAACCTGGACCCTTCAAACTGGCATACTGAACATAGGTCAGGAGGGCTGTCTAATACTGTCCTCTTTCTTCGCCGTCTTAGGCAACCACCTTTTCGGAAGCTGGGTAGCGGGAATAGCCTTCGCCATCTGTGCCGCTCTTGTCTACAACATGCTCTTTGCTCTGTTCTCCGTGACCCTTCGCTCCAATATATGGGTTATAGGGATGGCCCTCAATATAATGGGCAGCGCTCTTTCCGTCCTGTTCCTTAAAAGCTTCTTTCACGTAAAAGGCAGTTTTCGCAGCTCCAACATGGTCAGGATACCGGACATCGACTTAGACTTTCTTCCTCCATGGGTGGACGGTCTCTCCCTGATCGTCTGGATCGCCCTGTTCATACTGGCGGTTATGTTCTACATGGACTCCAAAACCGTGACCGGCATGAGGCTGAAGGCCGCAGGGGAGAACGAGGAGGCCCTGGAGGCGGCGGGAGTTCAGGTCTGGAGGATCCGGTACGGCGTCATAGCCATAAACGCCGTCCTGGTCGGGTTGGCGGGGTCCTACCTCTCCACCTCCTATCTGCTTTCCTTCGTCAGGGGCATGAGCGCCGACAGAGGATGGATGGCGGTGGCGGCGGTCATATTCGGAAACGGAAGCCTGGGCTGGACCGCCTTCGCGGTGATCCTCTTCGGCATGGCTCAGGCTGGCGGTTTCCAGCTACAGGTCATGGGGGTTCCCAGCCACGTGGCGCTGATGCTCCCCTACGGCCTGGTGATAGTGGCACTCATAACCAGAGGTATCGGAAAGAGACGAATCTCGTAAAGGGCATCTACCCCTTCCCAGGGGATACGAAATTACAAGGAGGAGTTTTTACGATGGGCAAGAGATTAGGACTTATGCTTTGTGCCGCCATGGTTCTTATGGCGGGAACCGCCTTCGGAGGGGACAAGCTTTCCGTGGCCCTTATCATCGAGGGACAGATGGGCGACGAATCATTTTACGACAGCGCCAACAGAGGATTTGAGAAAGCTAAGGCGGAGTTGGGCATCGACGGAAAGGTCATAGAGTGCAACTACGACCCAGCAAACTACGTGCCCTACATGGCCACCGCCGCCAAGAGGTTCGACCTGGTCCTGTCGGTCGGCTTCGGCATGATGGACGCTGTAGCGGAGGTCGCCCCTAAATTTCCGGACACCGATTTTGCCCAGTTCGACACCGTAGGCGAGATAGCCCACGTGTCCTTCGTCGACTTCAAACAGAGCGAGGGAAGCTTCCTGGCAGGGGCCCTCGCCGCTATGATGACCACCAGAGAGGGAGACCCCAGAGTCAACCCCGAGGCGGTTATCGGCATAGTCTGCGGTGAGGACATTCCGGTCATGTACAGCTTTATCGCCGGATACGAGCAGGGAGCGAAACACGTCAACCCAGACGTCAAGATCCTCAGGGGGTTTGTGGGTCGTTGGGACGATCCTGCTGGCGGCAAAGAGATGACCCTCAACCAGCATAAAAACGGCGCCGACGTGGTCTATCAGGTCGCCGGGGGAACAGGAGAGGGAATCATCGCTGCCGCTAAAGAGGGGGGCTTCTACGCTATCGGCGTCGACTCACCTCAGGAGCACCTCGCCCCGGAAGCGGTTCTGACCTCCATGCTCAAGAGGCTTGACGTGGCGGTCTACGACCTCATCAAGGCCAAAAAGGAAGACCGCTATCAAAGAGGAACTGTCCTCAGATACGGTATAAAAGAGGGCGGAGTGGACCTTTCCTGGTCCGACAGTGCCCTTAAGCTGGTTCCTGATGACGTCAGGGCCAAGCTTGACGACCTTAAAAAAGAGGTCATATCCGGTAATATCGAGGTCGCAGAGACCACGAAATAGCTCATATATTTACCTTATATCGAAGGAGAGGGCCTGTGCAGGCCCTCTCCTTTAATTTTTGTCTTTATGTCTTATAGGTAACAATCTTTTAGGCCCGGTGATACAATGGACACGAAAATATCCTGGAAGGGGTGGGTAGTTTGAAACGGAAAGGTGGAGCCGTCGGGCTTACCGTGGGGTTACAGGTATCATTGGTGGTGGGGGTTCTCATAGTGTCCCTTTTGGTGTTGGTTATCGGGGTGGCGTCCTTCAGATCCGGCAAGATGATGGAGGACAGCATCGATAAAGGTGGTCTTGGTTTCGTGGAGAGCCTTCAGACAGGGGCAGCTCAGGAAATCCGATCACTTAGGGAGGCAAATCACTCCTACGTCAATATAGTGATCCAGAGGCTAGAGGGGAAGATGACCTTCGAGAACGAGGACCTTATCCAGGTAGGTGAGGAGAAGGTCAGTAAACTTTTTATCATGGATGGCTCTCTTCAGCAGGTCACCGGGGACATGGAACTGGTCGAGGAGTGGCAGGAGGCGATGGGTTCCCAGTTCTCCATATACCAGGTTGTCGAGGGCGGTATGGTTCGGGTCTCCTCAACCCTGAAGGACCAGGACGGCGCTCCTCTTCTCGGTAACTTCATCGACTCGTCCTCTTCTAGGTACGTGAAGACCGTGGAGGAAGGACAGGGACACGACGAGATCGTCTCGGTGATGGGGTATCCCCACGTGGGCTACTACCGACCGGTGAAGGACAACTACGGTGAGGTGAAACTGGTCATATTCGCCGGAACCTCTCTGGTG
The uncultured Dethiosulfovibrio sp. genome window above contains:
- a CDS encoding ABC transporter ATP-binding protein produces the protein MDRLSIKGLTKTFGPFVAVDDISVDIEGGTIHAVVGENGAGKSTIMKCIYGIHHPDRGEISMDGKPLYIRSPRDAMASGIGMVHQHFMLVPSMSVCRNVVLGDEPVKGLAFDLDRARSEVSRLIDLYGLDISPDVPVGTLPVGLQQQVEILKLLYRQAEVLIFDEPTAVLSPKEVGRLFETLRGFKDAGKTVIFIAHNLGEVLDISDNISVMRKGRLIDTKLASELDRSSLAELMVGRAINLPSVTDGPVLSKTPLLELSGVSVAGDSRPLLDDVSLKIHGGEVLGVAGITGNGQSELEEVISGLRGSDGKVVIDGVDLTSSDSHRRREAGLAYIPEDRLKTGLAPLASLADNGLMGYQYQDRFRNGPFQNRAESLSHVDGIMDKYGVAAAHRGVQSGTLSGGNMQRLVMGRELEHDPKVLVVSQPTRGVDIGGAEEIHRHILDLRSRGSAVLLISSDLDEVLSLSDRVAVMFRGKVAALLSSKEATRDRVGRIMLEGEEGGDLE
- a CDS encoding ABC transporter permease, translating into MSSSIGRWAQEHRDGLIVMGSFVASVFFGGVIIALFGANPIDAYRSMFIGALGDQDAVLATLAKWVPLLLATFAISVAFNGGMWNIGAEGQLYVGAFASAWIGLTFGGLPGIILMPLAVVAGLAAAATWAWIPAKLNLDGGLNIVVLTIMLNSLGTLATQALTVGPYAGKEVAAGATDRIPEAMRFAKLTDFSNLNTGIFLAVGAVIVVTVLMLFTVRGYDWKMCRLNGRFARYGGVNVRRVQMSAMLLSGILAGLAGVLLVMGDQYRFRTAISPGYTWTGMILAMMVAYHPVGGIGVSLIYAIMESGALEMELLTDVPVEVVQIVMCLAVLFVAAGFSIANRLASRLRED
- a CDS encoding ABC transporter permease, with amino-acid sequence MMEFFQATVRMVTPLMLIALGGTWTLQTGILNIGQEGCLILSSFFAVLGNHLFGSWVAGIAFAICAALVYNMLFALFSVTLRSNIWVIGMALNIMGSALSVLFLKSFFHVKGSFRSSNMVRIPDIDLDFLPPWVDGLSLIVWIALFILAVMFYMDSKTVTGMRLKAAGENEEALEAAGVQVWRIRYGVIAINAVLVGLAGSYLSTSYLLSFVRGMSADRGWMAVAAVIFGNGSLGWTAFAVILFGMAQAGGFQLQVMGVPSHVALMLPYGLVIVALITRGIGKRRIS
- a CDS encoding metal-dependent transcriptional regulator; this encodes MAITERIEDYLETVLEIELEGGVPSVTELASRLGVRKATVVVAVRKMVELGLLDHQRYGKIELTREGREKALETYRRHQHMTFLFSQLLGLDDSVAEEMACAAEHSLDPASERRLAAFVDFCCRSRTEKKEWISAMDRFVSDPEQLSIPLTMLLPRQEAKVLRLTTTGKPRRLGLTEKGLVPGQTVKRTDDGRGRDVQISLDGKEETLSNLDALSIWVLPMEENVG
- a CDS encoding peptidylprolyl isomerase, with translation MNKKTIIAIALALSLSGSAYAEKSEILAKVGDQVVTQADVDEVMATAQPSQRAYFSSPEGKRALVEDMSDSVLFYLWGRDNKLTETEKYKETMAQLEKRVLAAMAMEKILSTVKVDDSEVQAFYDEHKAAFVVPESVKASHILIQVSKDAGNDLWNKAKKDLTALRKDILAGKVSFEDAAKNRSDCPSKADGGNLGFFTKGQMVPEFDEVAFLTKVGEISAPVKTQFGYHIIKVTDKKDQSTRSLEEVKEDLRQQLLQKKQRDVLQEYVEKLHKQYEVTILLPEKETVSPDKK
- a CDS encoding BMP family ABC transporter substrate-binding protein; translated protein: MGKRLGLMLCAAMVLMAGTAFGGDKLSVALIIEGQMGDESFYDSANRGFEKAKAELGIDGKVIECNYDPANYVPYMATAAKRFDLVLSVGFGMMDAVAEVAPKFPDTDFAQFDTVGEIAHVSFVDFKQSEGSFLAGALAAMMTTREGDPRVNPEAVIGIVCGEDIPVMYSFIAGYEQGAKHVNPDVKILRGFVGRWDDPAGGKEMTLNQHKNGADVVYQVAGGTGEGIIAAAKEGGFYAIGVDSPQEHLAPEAVLTSMLKRLDVAVYDLIKAKKEDRYQRGTVLRYGIKEGGVDLSWSDSALKLVPDDVRAKLDDLKKEVISGNIEVAETTK